The Bradyrhizobium ottawaense genome window below encodes:
- a CDS encoding general secretion pathway protein GspK, producing the protein MSGSRHDQARLAESRGFIVVAVLWMLAALAALALIYLTYVTNTAVTVAVSADRVQADALVNAGIELAAYRLTAQNEATRPTSGTFNARVGTGRVSVTFRSEAARVDLNMAPKPLLSGLMTALGVSATDAPVYADRILAWRSSTEPGQDNPEDSYYRTLGAPYLPRHAPFPHSEELWLVRGIPAAVVERVLPFVTVFSNMRAVNVLDAAPQVVAALPGMTPGMLQQVLRDRADPNVDSRALVGLAGGTNVTVEGSKAYRLTVAVELPSHRRRSAEIVILLLESGDEPYRVLSWHNAVDGSAGKPL; encoded by the coding sequence GTGAGCGGCTCAAGGCACGACCAGGCGAGGCTTGCCGAGAGCCGCGGCTTCATCGTGGTCGCCGTGCTCTGGATGCTGGCGGCGCTGGCGGCGCTGGCGCTGATCTACCTGACCTATGTCACCAACACGGCGGTCACGGTCGCCGTCAGTGCCGACAGGGTGCAGGCCGATGCGCTGGTGAACGCGGGGATCGAACTTGCGGCCTACCGCCTGACGGCGCAGAACGAGGCGACGCGTCCGACCAGCGGCACCTTCAATGCCCGCGTCGGTACCGGACGGGTGAGCGTGACGTTCCGCTCGGAGGCGGCGCGCGTCGATCTCAACATGGCGCCGAAGCCGCTGCTGTCGGGCCTGATGACGGCGCTCGGTGTGTCGGCGACGGATGCGCCCGTCTATGCCGACCGGATCCTGGCCTGGCGCTCGTCGACGGAGCCCGGCCAGGACAATCCGGAGGATTCCTACTATCGCACGCTCGGCGCGCCCTATCTGCCGCGCCACGCGCCGTTTCCGCACAGCGAGGAGCTCTGGCTGGTGCGCGGCATTCCGGCCGCGGTCGTGGAGCGCGTGCTGCCCTTCGTCACCGTGTTCAGCAACATGCGGGCGGTGAACGTGCTCGACGCCGCGCCGCAGGTGGTGGCGGCGCTGCCGGGCATGACGCCCGGGATGCTGCAACAGGTGCTGCGCGACCGCGCCGACCCCAACGTCGATTCCCGAGCCCTGGTCGGGCTTGCCGGCGGCACCAATGTGACGGTCGAGGGCTCGAAGGCGTACCGGCTGACGGTCGCGGTCGAGCTGCCGTCGCATCGGCGGAGGTCGGCTGAGATCGTCATCCTGCTTCTCGAAAGCGGCGATGAGCCGTATCGTGTATTGTCGTGGCACAACGCCGTCGACGGCTCCGCCGGAAAGCCTCTGTGA